GTTATGCTCGCGTGGAGCAGCTGACAGATGTCAAAGGAATTGGGGAGAAAATGCTGCAAAAGCTGAAGCCGCTCGTTATGGTTGCCGAGCCGTAGTGAATCTTTCAAATTTTCTGATAGTATGAGAGAATAAGAGGGAAAGATTACCTTCGAGAGGAATGAAATCAATGTCGAATGAGCGTCAACTTTCTATTGAAACACTAGCTGTGCATGCAGGACAAGAGATCGATCCCACTACAATGTCGAGGGCTGTTCCTTTGTACCAGACAACCTCCTATGGCTTTCGCGATACGGATCATGCGGCAAACCTATTTGCACTGAAGGAATTCGGCAATATCTATACAAGATTGATGAATCCTACTACGGATGTATTTGAAAAAAGAATTGCCGCTCTTGAAGGTGCGCCTGCCGCACTGGCTACGGCTTCAGGTCAAGCAGCGATTACATACTCCATCCTGAATATCGCCGGAGCTGGAGATGAGATCGTTTCTGCAGCAAGCTTGTATGGCGGTACGTACAATTTGTTCTCTACGACATTACCGAAGCTTGGCATTCAAGTGAAATTCGTGGATCCGAGCAATCCTGAAAATTTTCGCGCAGCTATTACAGAGAAGACTAAAGCAGTTTATGCAGAGACAATTGGCAATCCTAAAGGGGATGTGCTTGATATCGAAGCTGTTGCCGCAATCGCTCATGAACATGGAGTACCGCTGATCGTAGACAACACATTCCCAAGTCCGTTTCTTCTTCGTCCGATTGAGCATGGGGCTGATATTGTCGTTCATTCCGCGACAAAGTTTATTGGCGGGCACGGCACATCAATCGGTGGAGTCATCGTGGACGGGGGCAAGTTTGATTGGCAGGCAAGCGGCAAATTCCCTGGCTTAACCGAGCCGGATCCAAGCTACCATGGAGTTGTATATACAGCTGCTGTAGGGCCAATCGCTTATATTATTAAAGCTCGTGTACAGCTTCTTCGCGATATGGGAGCATCGATTTCGCCATTCAACTCCTTTATGCTGCTGCAAGGACTTGAAACACTGCATCTGCGTATGGAGCGTCACAGTTCCAACGCGCTGCAAGTAGCCGAGTATCTGGAGAAGCATGAAGCGATTGAGTGGGTCAGCTATGCCGGGCTCAAGAGCCATCCTTCCTACGAATTGGCACAAAAGTATCTGCCTAAAGGGCAGGGTGCTATTTTAACCTTTGGTATTAAAGGCGGTCTTGAGGCTGGTCGAAAGCTAATCAATGCCGTTAAGCTGCTATCCCATCTTGCGAATGTAGGTGATTCCAAATCTCTGATCATTCACCCTGCAAGTACAACCCATCAGCAGTTAGCTGAAGATGAGCAGCTGTCGGCAGGTGTTTCACCGGGCATGATCCGGTTATCCATTGGTACTGAAGGCATTGATGACATTATTTATGACCTGGAACAAGCGATTCAAGCAAGCCAGGTATAAAAGGAGATAGGATCAAAGCATGAGCAAGCGTAAGGATTGGGATACTTATTTCATGGACATCGCTTATATGGCATCAACCCGATCCCAATGCGGCCGAAGGCATGTCGGCGCGGTTCTGGTTCAAGGTAAAAAGCTGCTCGGCACGGCCTACAACGGTGCGCCGATGGGGCTGCCCGACTGCAGTGAGGCTGGCTGTATGCTGGTTGAAGAGATTGAGCTGAAGATGATTGAAGAAAAAGAAGAAGTGATTCGTAAGCAGCGCTGCATCCGCACCATTCATGCTGAGCAGAACCTTCTTTTGTTTACGGACAGGGAGGACCGGGAGGGCTCGACGGTCTATGTGACCGATCAGCCGTGCTGGACCTGCGCCAATATGCTCGCGAACAGCGGCATTACGGAGATTGTGTTCCACAGGGGTTACCCGAAGGACAGTGAGAAGGTAAGCAGCTTGATGGAGGCTAGGGGCATTCTGTTCCGTAGAATGGATGCGTATGAGCCTCCGCAAGGAACTATAACCGAAGTAGTGAACTAATCGAGGAAGCACCTCTTATCATCATCAATCCAGTATTGATGCGGTAAGAGGTTTTTTTATTGAATAGGAAGAAAAACAACTTCGTGAAAAGGGAGTCGAACGTACTCGGCTTGCGCAAGGATCAAGCTTGCTATGGAAATCAGACTTGATAATGAAAGATGGTGGGTTCGTAGGTTACGGAGTAGCAGCGGGAATTTAGTGAGAAGCAAAGGAACGGTGATGGCGGGTTGTTCATACATGATAGACCGATCGAATTCAAGGTACACTCCGAGAGCAACCAAGGTAGTTTAAGGAGTAAGGGAGATAGGAGCAGCGTACAAAATGAGGTGACCCCCGTTGCGGTATCAGGAGTCATCCTATGAAGCGCCCAGTTGTCCTAGGATGTTGTCTGTGGATAACTGGCTATGTATTAGCCATGTATATCGAGCTGCCGTGGCTGTCGCTCACGGCGAGTGTAGTGCTGCTTGGCCTTGCTGCAGCACTGCTCATGTTCCGGCTGCCGGCAAGGCAGCCGCTTTGTATGCTGCTGCTGGTCGGGGCCGCTTTGGGCTTCTACCACTGGTACGACCAGCGCAACGTATCAGCCCTGCTTCGCCTGGAGCCGAAGCAGGAACTGCTGGACGGCAGCGAGGTCACGCTGCTCGGCCGAATCGGCAGCCCTGTCACCGTAGACGGCGACAGGGCCAGCTTTACCGTGGAAGCGGACGCGATCCGCTTCCAAAGCGGCGACGCTTTCCCGCTGGGCGGGGAAAGCGTGCAGGTCTCGCTCCGCCTGATGCAGCAGGCGGAGCAGGACGTGGCGGCGCGCTGGCGCAGGGGCGACGCCGCCACACTCGCGGGGACGCTGCGCAGTCCGTCCCCGGCTCGTAACTTCGGCGGCTTCGATTACCGCCGCTATCTGCGCTTTCACCGCATTCATTGGCTGCTAACAGCCAAGGGCGCGGATCAGGCGCGAGTGGAGCCGGCGACGCCTAAGCGCTTTGGAATCGTTACATTACTTCGATGGAACGATGAATTGAGAGATTCGCTCAGCCGGCGCGCTGATGCCATATTTCCGCCTAAGCAGGCCGGCTTTATGAAAAGCATGCTGATCGGCATGAAGGATGATCTCGATCCCGATCGGTTCCAGCAATTTTCCGAACTGGGGCTGACGCATATTTTGGCCATCTCAGGGCTTCATGTTGCTGTTTTTCTTGGCGTATGCATATGGTTGATGAAGAAGCTGCGGTTGACCAAGGAGACCTATTTGCTCGTTTGCATCGCCCTGCTTCCTATGTATATCCTGCTCACCGGTGCATCTCCTTCTGTGACAAGAGCCGGACTGATGTCCATGATTGTTTTGTATGCGATTCGAAGAGGGGTTATAAAGGACGCTCTGCACATTGCAGCGATTTCCGCATGGGTTATGCTAGTTGTGAATCCCTATTATTTGCTGGACGTGAGCTTTCAGCTTTCATTTTTAGTAACGGTAGGTTTAATTGTTGGTGTTCAGCGGGTAAGCGAGCTATGTCAAGAATGGATCCGTTCGGCAGCAATCCGTAATATGCTTTCTATTACGTTAGTTTCACAGCTGATTTCATTTCCCGTTTCCATTTACTATTTTAATCAATTCTCACTTTTGTCTTGGGCAGCGAATGCATGTCTTGTTCCTATCATCAGTATGGTGATATTTCCGCTTGGTATGACAGCGCTCGTTGTCGGCCTAGTCTCGATTCCGGTTGGACATTGTGTCGGTTGGCTGCTCTCTTGGTTGAACGAGTGCTTGTTCTGGGTCACAGATCATTTACAAATGCTAAGAGAATTCAAAACCATATGGCCATCCCCCTCCATGATTTGGATCGCTGCCTATTATGGGCTTCTCGTCCTCATATATTGCGCTTTGCATGCACATCGCTTACTCGAACTAACGAAGAGTCCTCTCCAGATACTTGTCAATCAGCAGGCGAACAGAAGGCGGCATCTGCTCTTTCTCGGTATGATTTCACTATCTGTTATGTTCTTGTTCCTGCTTTATATGGGGTACTCCCTGAACGCTTCTCTCGAAGCGGACTGGTGCAATTTCTGGATGTAGGACAAGGCGACAGCATTTTGATTCGAACACCTTACGGCAAACAGATTTTAATCGACGGAGGCGGCACGTTGTCGTTCCGTAAGAAGGGAGAGGAGTGGAAGGATCGCAAGGACCCTTATGAAGTGGGAAAAAAATTGTTGGTGCCGCTATTGAAGAAGCGGGGTGTGCATCACATTGACCTGCTCATTTTGTCCCATGAAGATGCCGACCACAGCGGCGGATTACAAGCGGTTGCCAAACAGATCCCTATTAGCAATTTCTTGTTTAATGGCACCTACAAACCAAACAAAGGAATAAAGGAATTGTTTGAAACGGCGGAGCAGCTGCATATTCCTTTATTGGCAGCAACGGCAACTGCGCCTGTTCGAATTGATCCGCTAACGACATTACAAATCATTTATCCGAGTGAGAAGAAAAGTAGTCAAGTGAGAATTGAAGAGGATCAAAATGAGCGTTCCATTGTGTGTATACTTGACATGGATGGTACACGTTGGTTATTTACTGGTGATATGGAGAGCGGTGCTGAACGATCCTTGTTGAATAATGATTTAACTTTGACCGCCAACAACAAACAGCGTCCGGTTGATGTTCTAAAGGTAGCGCATCACGGCAGTAAGACGTCTACAACACAGGAATGGTTGGATTATTGGAAACCGCGTATAGCCGTGATTTCCGTCGGTGCGATGAATAGCTATGGACATCCATCTCCCTCAGTCGTAGACCGGCTTGAACAGAATAAGATCCAACTTTTTCGAACGGATCTTCTTGGGGAAATTCAGATGGAAGTTCACAATCATCAGCTATACAGCAGGACTAAGCTTGAGTAACTTGCAGGAGGTAACGTCGCATTGAGGACGGCCTCCTGCTTTTTTAATGTTAACATCATTTTATTTCGCCTTACTTTTTGCTTTTCCACGGTGGATCACCATATTTGTGAAGCTGATTATGGATCCAGTGAATGGTGAAAGGAATGAACACGGATAGGAACGCGCAAAACAACACGGTACCGGAAGGAAGTCGTCCAACTAACATTGACCACATACGATTTACTCCTTCTCACTTTGATTGATGTTGCCGATTCTCCTGATTAGTACGGTGGCATGAACGTTAATCTGGGACTTGGAGAATATATTTTCACCTTTATCCCAGTTGTTTTCAATCTTTTTCCAAAGACCATAGTGATTTTCATACAAAAAAGCCCCCAGGCCCATTGGATCTTTTTTTAAAATCTTTTTGGAGTCTGGTAATCGTTTTATAACAGTTGCTTTCGAGTAATTGTTGGATGTTATCTTGTAATTTTTTTAGTTCTTCCTCATCAAGCGGGTCGATTCCGAGGACTGACTTGTCCAAGGTGCCTTCGACTTGGATGGAAATGTCAAACGTCAAAGGCTGGGTTTCACCGCTTGTCAATTTGATGGAACGGTTCATACGCTCAATGTTAAAGTCGATAGATCTTTCATTTAGCTTGGATTCAAGGATACCGCCTTTGGTTTCATTCTTAATAAAATTCAATCCTTGGCTTTCTTGTCCGCTTAGCATGCCAACTAACGTATTGCTGCTGCCGTCAAATATAGCTGCTCCATCCAAAGTGACCCCTGAATCTTCGAGTTTAATACGTTGTATAGCATAGCTTTCTTTGCGTACTAAAAATTCATGAACATCTCCGATACGGGATTGAGGGAGCATGAAATTGGTTTTCCTGAAATTTTTCACAATGGATGTAATGTATTCAACAGGCATATTTTCATTCACTGGTTGGATATTGAGAATGTCAGATGCTTTACCTGATGAAATGATAATTTGGACGCCGCGCCGCATCTCGCTATTACGGAGGAAGAAGTCCAGAAGGTCTCCGAAATACCCTTTTGTCCGAGCGATTTCTTCCGATATGACAATGATTTTTAAATGTTCAAAGTAAGGGGAGCGGCTCGTCTTGGAAGCCATCCGCGCGGAAAGAGCAGGCATAGAATTTTCAGTCGTCGAAAGATTGAAATATGCTTTAGAAGTCGAGCCTCCTCCGCCTTGCGAGCCCTGTTTGAGGCCGCTTGGCGAAACGAGCTGGTAGGTAGCCTTATATTTGTGTTTATCCTTACTTTGGTTTTTATCGATGGCGACTCCAGTGACAAATCCGCGTTGGTCGATTTCTACACGATCCCAACATCCGGTAAGCACCGTCGTTCCGAGCAGGACTAGAGCGATACTTATAATTTTATGAAGCATCGCTCTGGACACCTCGAATTTTTGCAACTATGTAAATGGAAATCGGAAGGATAATCGCTACGATTATTCCAGTATAGCTTATTAGCGTGCCGATTTTTTGAAATTCCTGAATGTTTCGCGGGAGCATGCAGGACAAGTAAATGACAGGGCTCAAGATGAATACCCAAGTGATGTGCTTGAGCTTATCGTTCATGGAACGAATCGCGTAGATGGCGCAATCATAAGCCATAAAGGTCGTTGTAAACACCGCCATAATCCAAATTGTAAAGAAGATGGATTCGAAGCGTTCGAAGAATTCACCTGGAATTTGCATTTCTTTCGCCAGTTCAATAGTTGGATATGTAACCTGAAACAACGCAAAATGAGTAAACACGCCGACACTTATCAGATAAATGGCGATATAGAGCAAAGTAGGTATAGCTACCCCGATGACAGTCGCAAGAGGGGCTTTCTTAGGGTTATTCATAAGCGTGACATAAAACAAAACGACCTCAAAGCCTAGCAGTGAAAACGTAGAGCCTTTGATCCCTTGAGCGATTTGCGTCCAATCGGAAATCAGATAGGGCTTTAAATCTTTAAAATGAAAAATGCTCGCACTAAAAACAAGTACAATGAGCGAAATGAAAATGACAAACGGCAAAAATAAAATGTTCAGACGGATAAGCCCCACTCGGCTTCCGGAAACAGCATACACAACTACGAGCAGGAAGGTTAGTGCGATTACTTCAACTGGCGTCCGCTCGAACAGATATTGTTTGGCAATATTGGCAATGGACCTTACCTCATATCCGGAATACATTAAAAAGTATAAGGCAAGGCTGGTCGTTACGACATAGGCAACCGGCTTGGTCGCTGCGGCAGAGGCGAATGCGAAAAAGCCCTGTTTATAAAACATGCTTGCAAATTTGGCGAGGACCCATGCTACCGACATAGAGATTATGCCGCCTATGAGTATTGAAATCCATCCATCAGAGGATA
This genomic window from Paenibacillus hexagrammi contains:
- a CDS encoding homocysteine synthase produces the protein MSNERQLSIETLAVHAGQEIDPTTMSRAVPLYQTTSYGFRDTDHAANLFALKEFGNIYTRLMNPTTDVFEKRIAALEGAPAALATASGQAAITYSILNIAGAGDEIVSAASLYGGTYNLFSTTLPKLGIQVKFVDPSNPENFRAAITEKTKAVYAETIGNPKGDVLDIEAVAAIAHEHGVPLIVDNTFPSPFLLRPIEHGADIVVHSATKFIGGHGTSIGGVIVDGGKFDWQASGKFPGLTEPDPSYHGVVYTAAVGPIAYIIKARVQLLRDMGASISPFNSFMLLQGLETLHLRMERHSSNALQVAEYLEKHEAIEWVSYAGLKSHPSYELAQKYLPKGQGAILTFGIKGGLEAGRKLINAVKLLSHLANVGDSKSLIIHPASTTHQQLAEDEQLSAGVSPGMIRLSIGTEGIDDIIYDLEQAIQASQV
- a CDS encoding ComEC/Rec2 family competence protein; amino-acid sequence: MKRPVVLGCCLWITGYVLAMYIELPWLSLTASVVLLGLAAALLMFRLPARQPLCMLLLVGAALGFYHWYDQRNVSALLRLEPKQELLDGSEVTLLGRIGSPVTVDGDRASFTVEADAIRFQSGDAFPLGGESVQVSLRLMQQAEQDVAARWRRGDAATLAGTLRSPSPARNFGGFDYRRYLRFHRIHWLLTAKGADQARVEPATPKRFGIVTLLRWNDELRDSLSRRADAIFPPKQAGFMKSMLIGMKDDLDPDRFQQFSELGLTHILAISGLHVAVFLGVCIWLMKKLRLTKETYLLVCIALLPMYILLTGASPSVTRAGLMSMIVLYAIRRGVIKDALHIAAISAWVMLVVNPYYLLDVSFQLSFLVTVGLIVGVQRVSELCQEWIRSAAIRNMLSITLVSQLISFPVSIYYFNQFSLLSWAANACLVPIISMVIFPLGMTALVVGLVSIPVGHCVGWLLSWLNECLFWVTDHLQMLREFKTIWPSPSMIWIAAYYGLLVLIYCALHAHRLLELTKSPLQILVNQQANRRRHLLFLGMISLSVMFLFLLYMGYSLNASLEADWCNFWM
- a CDS encoding GerAB/ArcD/ProY family transporter; amino-acid sequence: MKSFEYGDREIGPIEMGVTVSSMIIGVGVLSLPRNIAKLTLSSDGWISILIGGIISMSVAWVLAKFASMFYKQGFFAFASAAATKPVAYVVTTSLALYFLMYSGYEVRSIANIAKQYLFERTPVEVIALTFLLVVVYAVSGSRVGLIRLNILFLPFVIFISLIVLVFSASIFHFKDLKPYLISDWTQIAQGIKGSTFSLLGFEVVLFYVTLMNNPKKAPLATVIGVAIPTLLYIAIYLISVGVFTHFALFQVTYPTIELAKEMQIPGEFFERFESIFFTIWIMAVFTTTFMAYDCAIYAIRSMNDKLKHITWVFILSPVIYLSCMLPRNIQEFQKIGTLISYTGIIVAIILPISIYIVAKIRGVQSDAS
- a CDS encoding ComEC/Rec2 family competence protein translates to MIRTPYGKQILIDGGGTLSFRKKGEEWKDRKDPYEVGKKLLVPLLKKRGVHHIDLLILSHEDADHSGGLQAVAKQIPISNFLFNGTYKPNKGIKELFETAEQLHIPLLAATATAPVRIDPLTTLQIIYPSEKKSSQVRIEEDQNERSIVCILDMDGTRWLFTGDMESGAERSLLNNDLTLTANNKQRPVDVLKVAHHGSKTSTTQEWLDYWKPRIAVISVGAMNSYGHPSPSVVDRLEQNKIQLFRTDLLGEIQMEVHNHQLYSRTKLE
- a CDS encoding deoxycytidylate deaminase, which gives rise to MSKRKDWDTYFMDIAYMASTRSQCGRRHVGAVLVQGKKLLGTAYNGAPMGLPDCSEAGCMLVEEIELKMIEEKEEVIRKQRCIRTIHAEQNLLLFTDREDREGSTVYVTDQPCWTCANMLANSGITEIVFHRGYPKDSEKVSSLMEARGILFRRMDAYEPPQGTITEVVN